In Allomuricauda ruestringensis DSM 13258, the following proteins share a genomic window:
- a CDS encoding DUF5690 family protein: MSKKRSNVIFLLHASLAAFGTYFCMYAFRKPFSVATFDGLAFMGVDYKILLVIAQVLGYALSKFVGIKVISELTPNRRLLYLISLIIFAEISLVLFAWVPAPYNIPLMFLNGFPLGMIWGIVFSYIEGRRFTDILGVVLSASFIVSSGVVKSVGLYVMQFWGVGEFWMPSVTGALFFVPLLLCSFLLQRVPPPTTEDIANRTERIPMTARDRKDLVKKFLFPLLLIIVFYTFLTAFRDFRDNFARELWDSIGYRGDVSVFSTSEIIIAIVVLLIIGAIFYIKDNFKALLTYHVLLILGTVVLGGSTLMFQVGILDPFVWMVCTGFGLYICYVPFNCLFFDRFIATFKVKGNSGFLIYIADAFGYVGSVLVLLYKNFGQASLSWLNFFVYGTYAVAFIGICSTLILFAHFASRSKAEQLNKELDYGQ, from the coding sequence ATGTCCAAAAAACGATCCAACGTAATCTTTCTCCTGCATGCCTCTTTGGCCGCCTTTGGCACCTATTTTTGCATGTACGCCTTTAGAAAGCCTTTCTCCGTTGCTACTTTTGATGGACTGGCATTTATGGGGGTCGATTACAAAATTCTGCTGGTCATAGCCCAAGTGTTGGGCTATGCTCTTTCCAAGTTTGTTGGAATCAAGGTTATCTCGGAGCTTACGCCCAACCGTAGGTTACTGTATTTGATTTCCCTGATTATTTTTGCTGAGATATCTTTAGTGCTTTTTGCCTGGGTACCCGCGCCCTACAATATCCCCCTTATGTTCCTTAACGGTTTTCCTTTGGGAATGATCTGGGGGATTGTTTTTTCTTATATCGAGGGCAGGCGGTTTACCGATATTTTGGGCGTGGTGTTGTCTGCAAGCTTTATTGTGTCCAGCGGTGTGGTGAAATCCGTAGGACTTTATGTGATGCAATTTTGGGGCGTTGGCGAATTTTGGATGCCTTCAGTTACAGGAGCCCTGTTTTTTGTTCCCCTTTTGTTGTGCTCTTTTTTGTTGCAACGCGTTCCCCCGCCGACTACAGAGGATATTGCCAACCGAACGGAGCGCATCCCTATGACTGCCCGGGACAGAAAGGACTTGGTGAAAAAGTTTTTGTTCCCCTTGCTTCTCATCATAGTGTTTTATACTTTTTTGACGGCATTTCGGGATTTTAGGGACAACTTTGCCCGTGAACTTTGGGACAGTATCGGGTACCGTGGCGACGTTTCCGTATTTTCAACTTCAGAGATTATCATTGCCATTGTGGTGCTCTTGATTATTGGTGCCATTTTTTACATCAAGGATAATTTTAAGGCCTTGCTTACCTATCATGTGCTTCTCATTTTGGGAACAGTGGTTTTGGGGGGGAGCACCCTAATGTTTCAAGTTGGGATTTTGGACCCTTTTGTATGGATGGTTTGTACTGGTTTTGGACTCTATATTTGTTATGTGCCGTTCAACTGTCTATTTTTTGATCGTTTTATTGCCACCTTTAAGGTAAAGGGAAATTCAGGTTTTCTTATTTATATTGCCGATGCCTTTGGTTATGTGGGCAGCGTTTTGGTGCTGCTTTATAAAAACTTTGGACAGGCCAGTTTGTCCTGGCTCAATTTTTTTGTGTACGGTACGTACGCCGTGGCTTTTATAGGTATTTGTAGTACACTAATTTTATTCGCTCACTTTGCCTCTCGCAGTAAAGCTGAACAACTCAACAAGGAATTGGATTATGGACAATAA
- a CDS encoding TIGR03364 family FAD-dependent oxidoreductase has translation MDNKYDAVIVGGGVLGTFHAYHALELGLKVCLVEKDAYPKGATTQNFGQVVPSGMNTKWQQFGRESLRIYKGIQSRFDISIRQNGTVYLASNEEEEQLLVELGAINSSNGYESQLLTRHQCLEKYSGLRTDYVTAGLFFPEEVTVEPRTMIHRLQKYLVTQRGLDIKFDFPVISCESTGENVTVQSTKDEEVFGSKVVICNGSDFKNLYPAMFSSSELEVSKLQMMQTKPQGNFKLRGSILTGWSIRRYEAFHECPSYSQIKENEPKGSPQKKWGVHILFKQAADGSVILGDSHQYADAGKIEDLGYDLDMDIDNFMIEEAKKVIDLPTYQIQKRWYGIYSQCKNSDLFQKTIDDNIHIVTGIGGKGMTGSAGFSKKHIATIFNKQKINL, from the coding sequence ATGGACAATAAATATGATGCCGTCATTGTAGGCGGAGGTGTGTTAGGGACTTTTCATGCGTATCATGCCCTAGAATTGGGCCTTAAAGTTTGTTTGGTGGAAAAGGATGCCTATCCAAAAGGAGCGACCACGCAGAATTTTGGGCAAGTGGTTCCATCGGGCATGAATACCAAATGGCAACAATTCGGCCGTGAAAGTCTTCGTATCTATAAAGGGATTCAATCTAGGTTCGATATCAGTATCCGTCAGAATGGAACGGTATATTTGGCCTCCAATGAAGAGGAAGAACAATTGTTGGTTGAGCTTGGTGCCATAAACAGTTCCAACGGTTACGAATCCCAATTGCTCACGAGACACCAGTGTTTGGAAAAATATTCAGGACTTCGAACGGATTATGTGACGGCGGGGCTTTTTTTTCCTGAAGAAGTTACGGTAGAGCCAAGAACAATGATTCATAGACTTCAGAAATACTTGGTGACTCAAAGAGGATTGGACATTAAGTTCGATTTCCCGGTCATTTCCTGTGAATCCACAGGAGAAAATGTTACAGTCCAAAGCACGAAAGATGAAGAGGTGTTCGGCAGTAAAGTTGTTATCTGTAACGGAAGCGATTTTAAAAACCTGTATCCTGCGATGTTCTCATCCAGCGAACTTGAGGTTTCCAAATTACAGATGATGCAAACTAAACCGCAGGGTAATTTCAAATTAAGGGGATCCATCTTAACAGGATGGTCCATCCGCAGATACGAAGCATTCCATGAATGTCCTTCCTACTCACAGATCAAGGAAAATGAACCAAAGGGAAGTCCCCAAAAGAAATGGGGCGTGCATATCCTCTTTAAACAAGCAGCGGATGGCTCCGTAATTTTGGGAGACTCCCACCAATATGCCGATGCCGGCAAAATTGAAGATTTAGGGTATGACTTGGATATGGATATCGATAACTTTATGATTGAGGAGGCTAAAAAAGTAATCGACCTGCCCACCTATCAAATCCAGAAAAGATGGTATGGGATCTACTCACAATGCAAGAACAGCGATCTTTTTCAAAAAACCATTGATGACAATATCCATATTGTAACTGGAATCGGGGGAAAGGGAATGACTGGCAGCGCAGGATTCTCAAAGAAGCATATTGCCACTATATTTAATAAGCAGAAAATTAACTTATGA
- a CDS encoding universal stress protein has protein sequence MKTVLIPTDFSKNALHALQYAQELFKCERACFFVLHAYGEEVYGKYKTAMLEDVEKLKEDKREQTVKKLDKLVNSVIGEPPNPLHNFETVARFDNLVDSINDFVDEMNIDVVIMGTKGETSNHKTTFGSFTIEIFKYVKCPVLAIPEDFEYRQPKAILFPTDYLLPYKRRELKLLGDLAGKFKSKVYCLYITDFDELSPRQEDNKLFLEETLANSYLHFETTPVKNKAEVILEQIEQKDAGMLVMLNSRHSFFEDMLYRSTVDLLGLKIKIPFMVMQNIKR, from the coding sequence ATGAAAACCGTATTGATTCCTACCGATTTCTCCAAAAATGCTTTGCATGCCCTGCAATATGCACAAGAGCTTTTTAAATGTGAGCGTGCTTGTTTTTTTGTACTGCACGCCTATGGCGAGGAGGTGTACGGTAAGTACAAAACAGCAATGTTAGAGGATGTTGAGAAACTGAAAGAAGACAAAAGGGAACAAACGGTAAAGAAATTGGATAAATTGGTCAACTCCGTAATTGGAGAGCCACCAAACCCGCTGCACAATTTTGAGACCGTAGCGCGTTTTGACAATCTAGTAGATAGTATAAATGATTTTGTGGATGAAATGAACATTGATGTGGTAATCATGGGGACCAAAGGAGAGACCAGCAACCACAAAACCACATTTGGGAGTTTCACCATAGAAATTTTTAAATATGTAAAGTGTCCGGTGCTGGCCATACCGGAAGATTTTGAATACAGACAACCCAAGGCCATTCTTTTTCCAACAGATTACTTGCTTCCTTATAAGCGGAGGGAGTTAAAACTTTTAGGTGACCTGGCCGGTAAATTTAAGTCCAAGGTATATTGTTTGTACATTACAGATTTTGATGAACTTAGTCCCAGACAAGAAGACAATAAGTTATTTTTGGAAGAGACCTTGGCCAATTCTTACCTCCATTTTGAGACAACGCCCGTTAAAAACAAAGCAGAGGTTATTCTGGAGCAGATTGAGCAAAAAGACGCGGGGATGCTTGTTATGTTGAACTCGAGACACTCCTTTTTTGAGGATATGCTCTATAGGTCAACAGTAGATTTACTGGGGTTGAAGATTAAAATACCATTTATGGTAATGCAGAACATTAAGAGATAA
- a CDS encoding DUF5004 domain-containing protein has translation MKEKLFNAGIVMCIGAMLLSCTSDDGVECAEDFTGDLSANEQKLVGEWVLSGIVAVKELDLTDDNTDNPSTDLFAQYAECKKDASYTFEEDRSYAYELGKYVEDCEYVVASTGTWELASQNLSLVSSCSLQTTTLEFNEDSSQFTFSEIYSVTEVTGTVVQTRIDFTYSLIP, from the coding sequence ATGAAAGAAAAGCTTTTTAATGCTGGAATCGTGATGTGTATTGGTGCAATGCTTTTATCGTGTACTTCGGATGACGGGGTGGAATGTGCCGAAGATTTTACGGGAGACCTTAGTGCCAATGAGCAAAAATTGGTAGGGGAGTGGGTACTTTCTGGAATTGTGGCTGTCAAAGAATTGGATCTGACGGATGATAACACGGACAACCCATCTACTGACCTATTTGCACAATACGCTGAATGTAAAAAAGATGCTTCTTATACATTTGAGGAAGATAGGTCGTATGCTTACGAACTGGGAAAATATGTAGAAGATTGTGAGTACGTTGTTGCATCAACTGGAACATGGGAATTGGCGTCTCAAAACCTTAGTTTGGTATCTTCCTGCAGTTTGCAAACCACTACCTTGGAATTTAACGAGGATTCCTCTCAATTCACTTTTTCAGAAATTTATAGTGTAACAGAGGTGACAGGAACTGTAGTTCAAACAAGAATTGATTTTACATATTCCTTAATACCCTAA
- a CDS encoding universal stress protein, which produces MKKKRIILPTDFSNNAWNAIAYALTIFKDVPCDFFILNSYQVGASGLSTKMAGANDTRLYNLIKEQSERDLKRELEKIKSFDKNPEHTFIARSVPDNLVNAIGKTVYREEIDYVVMGTKGASGLKEVFIGSNTYKVIKEVDFCPVIAVPDDYQIDKEIDAILLATGYEHLFENYELKPLLNFVEHFKAKLWIAHVGSLDALAPEQKASKKGLKNRLKSIDYEFIEVEKDTSVNNTIQQLVEKDKSIDMVVMINQNHTFFERLTREPVIKKVSFNSKVPFLVIHLFE; this is translated from the coding sequence GTGAAGAAAAAAAGGATCATATTGCCCACAGACTTTTCCAATAATGCTTGGAACGCCATTGCTTATGCTTTGACGATCTTTAAAGATGTTCCCTGTGATTTTTTTATCCTGAATTCTTATCAGGTGGGTGCCTCTGGCTTATCAACCAAAATGGCGGGAGCCAACGACACCCGTTTGTACAATTTAATCAAGGAACAATCCGAACGTGACCTCAAAAGGGAATTGGAAAAAATAAAAAGCTTTGACAAAAACCCTGAACATACATTTATTGCCCGTTCCGTTCCAGATAACCTTGTCAATGCCATTGGCAAGACAGTGTACCGCGAGGAGATTGATTATGTTGTTATGGGAACCAAAGGGGCCTCAGGATTAAAAGAAGTCTTTATAGGAAGCAATACCTATAAAGTTATCAAGGAAGTCGATTTTTGCCCTGTTATTGCCGTGCCCGATGATTATCAAATAGACAAAGAAATAGACGCCATACTATTGGCAACGGGTTATGAACATCTTTTTGAAAATTATGAACTGAAACCACTTTTGAATTTCGTCGAACATTTCAAAGCTAAATTATGGATAGCCCATGTAGGTAGTTTGGATGCACTGGCTCCTGAACAAAAAGCTTCAAAAAAAGGATTGAAAAACCGTCTTAAATCCATCGACTACGAATTTATTGAAGTGGAAAAGGATACTTCTGTTAACAATACCATTCAGCAATTGGTTGAAAAAGACAAAAGCATTGATATGGTTGTAATGATCAATCAAAACCATACTTTCTTTGAAAGGTTAACACGGGAACCTGTCATTAAAAAAGTGAGCTTTAACTCCAAGGTACCGTTTTTGGTCATTCACTTATTTGAATGA
- the trxA gene encoding thioredoxin yields MKGNFAALINSDQLTLVDFSAEWCGPCKMLAPILKQVKDEMGDDLKIVKIDVDKNQSLANTYQVRGVPTMIFFKNGEQLWRKSGVLQKAEIVQLAKSFL; encoded by the coding sequence ATGAAAGGAAATTTTGCAGCTTTGATCAATAGCGACCAATTAACGCTAGTAGATTTTTCGGCAGAATGGTGTGGCCCCTGTAAAATGTTGGCCCCAATTTTAAAACAGGTAAAAGATGAAATGGGCGATGATTTAAAAATTGTGAAAATAGACGTCGATAAAAACCAAAGCCTTGCCAATACCTACCAAGTTAGGGGTGTTCCTACAATGATTTTCTTTAAAAATGGCGAACAACTCTGGAGAAAATCTGGAGTACTCCAAAAGGCAGAAATTGTACAATTGGCAAAATCGTTCTTGTAA
- a CDS encoding phosphonatase-like hydrolase yields the protein MKKIQLAVFDMAGTTVNEDNVVYKTVRDAFAKHGVEVSLETVLRFGAGKEKFKAIADILEETKTTEIDANSVFKDFKDMLEEAYNNLEVTSYDGVEELFKLLKNKDVKVVLNTGYDQKTAQSLLNKLGWVPGQQIDGLITADDVVHGRPSSEMIDKAMAMFGITASANVIKAGDSVIDIEEGKNANCGWTVGVLTGAQTREQLATAEPSMILDSLADLADVLFP from the coding sequence ATGAAGAAAATACAACTGGCCGTTTTTGATATGGCAGGTACCACGGTAAACGAGGATAATGTGGTGTACAAAACCGTTAGGGATGCTTTCGCTAAACATGGTGTGGAGGTTTCCTTGGAAACCGTATTGAGGTTTGGGGCCGGCAAGGAAAAATTTAAGGCGATAGCGGATATTTTGGAAGAGACCAAAACAACGGAAATAGATGCAAATTCAGTCTTTAAAGATTTTAAAGATATGTTGGAAGAAGCCTATAACAATTTGGAGGTGACCTCTTATGATGGTGTTGAAGAATTGTTTAAATTATTGAAAAACAAAGATGTAAAAGTTGTTCTCAATACTGGCTACGACCAAAAAACGGCACAATCACTTTTAAACAAATTGGGCTGGGTTCCAGGACAGCAGATTGATGGATTGATTACCGCGGATGATGTGGTACACGGAAGGCCCTCTTCTGAAATGATAGACAAGGCCATGGCCATGTTTGGTATTACCGCTTCAGCGAATGTGATAAAGGCAGGTGACTCGGTCATTGATATTGAAGAAGGAAAAAATGCCAATTGTGGTTGGACCGTTGGAGTGTTGACCGGTGCTCAAACACGTGAACAATTGGCCACTGCCGAACCTTCCATGATATTGGATTCACTAGCGGATTTGGCCGATGTACTCTTTCCTTGA
- a CDS encoding 3-keto-disaccharide hydrolase, which yields MYSRITRCIIALLVLASCKSENKKEESNTWRTKKAAIENAAHNQLLDVEKKEGWKLLFDGETMDGWHLYNGPNANSVWEVVDGELHSNTNDESLTAGDLVTDQPYDDYELVLEWKVAGNGNSGIFINVIEMPDVPTAWQSGPEYQMLGADHMDYNVPEKRPGCLYVFQPQQNKVEVKQGEWNKTRIKQVDGKVTFYLNGVLTAEEDFSTPQWKEKIAGTHFSKYPEFGRTTEGKIALQYWYFETWFRNIKIREL from the coding sequence ATGTATTCAAGAATTACCCGATGTATTATCGCATTATTGGTGTTGGCTTCCTGTAAGAGCGAGAACAAAAAGGAAGAGTCCAATACTTGGCGAACCAAAAAAGCTGCCATAGAAAATGCTGCCCATAACCAATTGTTGGATGTAGAAAAGAAAGAAGGATGGAAGTTGCTTTTTGATGGAGAGACGATGGACGGATGGCACTTGTACAACGGTCCTAATGCCAATTCGGTTTGGGAAGTTGTGGATGGTGAACTGCATAGCAATACCAACGATGAATCTTTAACGGCAGGCGATTTGGTTACCGATCAGCCTTATGACGATTATGAACTAGTATTGGAATGGAAGGTGGCGGGGAACGGAAATAGCGGAATTTTTATAAATGTAATAGAAATGCCGGATGTTCCAACCGCATGGCAAAGTGGTCCAGAATATCAAATGTTGGGAGCAGACCACATGGATTATAATGTTCCAGAGAAAAGGCCGGGTTGTTTGTACGTTTTTCAACCTCAACAAAATAAAGTGGAGGTAAAACAAGGGGAGTGGAACAAGACCCGAATAAAACAAGTGGATGGGAAAGTAACATTTTACCTGAATGGAGTTCTCACTGCTGAGGAAGATTTCAGCACGCCTCAATGGAAAGAAAAGATTGCAGGGACCCATTTCTCCAAATATCCTGAGTTTGGCCGGACCACCGAGGGCAAAATAGCACTGCAGTATTGGTATTTTGAAACTTGGTTCCGAAATATAAAAATCAGGGAACTCTAA
- a CDS encoding helix-turn-helix domain-containing protein, whose translation MEDYLIGIGKRIKEIRKNNKMTINDVAISAGVTAGLISRIENGRTIPSLPVFLKIVDALKTEMIDFFEGIPKANGHNFLVTRKNELSIIEKEDEAVGFTYNYIFGKQLNSVGFESVLLEVEPNSKREKVVTDAFEFKYILTGECYYEIGDQEVLLKEGDSIFFDGRIPHVPINRGKVPSKMLVVYFFI comes from the coding sequence ATGGAGGATTACCTGATCGGCATTGGAAAACGAATCAAAGAAATACGCAAGAACAATAAAATGACCATTAACGATGTTGCAATCAGTGCCGGGGTTACTGCCGGGCTCATATCCCGTATTGAAAATGGCCGCACCATTCCCTCTCTTCCCGTTTTTCTAAAAATAGTGGATGCTTTGAAAACCGAAATGATTGATTTTTTTGAGGGTATTCCCAAAGCCAACGGCCACAATTTTTTGGTGACCCGTAAAAACGAACTGTCCATTATTGAAAAGGAAGACGAAGCTGTTGGATTTACCTATAATTACATTTTTGGCAAACAATTGAATTCGGTCGGTTTTGAGAGCGTGCTTTTGGAAGTTGAACCAAATTCCAAAAGAGAGAAGGTAGTGACAGATGCCTTTGAGTTTAAATACATCTTGACTGGGGAATGCTATTATGAAATTGGTGACCAAGAAGTATTGCTAAAAGAGGGGGATTCCATTTTCTTTGATGGTAGAATCCCCCATGTACCTATCAACCGGGGAAAAGTTCCCTCGAAAATGTTGGTTGTATATTTTTTTATTTGA